A single window of Nicotiana sylvestris chromosome 5, ASM39365v2, whole genome shotgun sequence DNA harbors:
- the LOC104237684 gene encoding uncharacterized protein, whose product MVLFDMQQQLTLKITNNSTQQEIILTLVYAKCEHIERIELWDTLYALASDMTKPWIVGGDFNVIWDEEEKFGGLPVPLNEVDDFGQCINTFNLNDLGFKGSIFTWWNGRGEEDSIFTRLDRVLGNMELQQLFPGLEVTHLSKNCTFQEVVTENWVDDSLAGYQGSTFTIFNNKLKKLKRALSLWSKATFGDIFQKVASLEEVVLVHEAQLELNPTRMNRERLNKVQTELIRYLALEEHFWKQKAGMAWFKDGDRNTKFFHAQVNRRRKRLQLKKIQNSAGSWIEGNEQMAEEAINFFQYQFHEDVVPTSFEIIVHVPNMISVEQNQELLKQPTKEEVQ is encoded by the exons ATGGTTCTGTTTGACATGCAACAACAACTTACCCTGAAAATAACTAACAATAGTACTCAACAAGAAATTATCCTTACTTTAGTATATGCCAAATGCGAGCACATTGAGCGTATAGAATTATGGGACACGCTGTATGCTCTGGCAAGTGACATGACTAAACCATGGATAGTTGGTGGGGACTTCAATGTAATATGGGATGAGGAGGAGAAATTTGGTGGATTACCGGTACCACTAAATGAAGTGGACGACTTTGGGCAATGTATTAACACATTCAACCTCAATGATCTTGGATTCAAGGGAAGCATATTCACATGGTGGAATGGTCGGGGTGAAGAGGACAGTATCTTTACACGATTGGATCGAGTTTTGGGCAACATGGAATTGCAGCAACTGTTCCCGGGGTTGGAGGTGACTCATTTATCTAAAAACTG TACCTTCCAAGAGGTTGTAACAGAGAATTGGGTGGATGACTCCTTGGCAGGCTATCAAGGTAGTACTTTCACAATTTTTAACAATAAATTGAAGAAGCTTAAAAGGGCTTTATCTCTTTGGAGTAAGGCTACTTTTGGGGATATTTTTCAAAAGGTTGCAAGTTTAGAAGAGGTAGTACTGGTACATGAAGCACAATTGGAACTGAATCCAACAAGAATGAACAGAGAGAGGCTCAATAAGGTTCAAACAGAACTTATTAGATATCTAGCTCTAGAAGAACATTTTTGGAAGCAGAAGGCAGGCATGGCATGGTTTAAAGATGGGGATCGCAATACTAAATTCTTTCATGCTCAAGTGAACAGGAGAAGAAAAAGACTACagttaaagaaaattcaaaacagTGCAGGCAGCTGGATAGAAGGAAATGAGCAGATGGCTGAAGAAGCAATCAATTTCTTTCAATATCAGTTCCATGAAGATGTGGTGCCAACCTCATTTGAGATCATAGTTCATGTCCCAAATATGATTTCGGTGGAACAGAATCAGGAATTACTGAAGCAGCCTACGAAAGAAGAAGTGCAATAG
- the LOC138868682 gene encoding uncharacterized protein produces MEQYIPKLKVTRVLWGMPEQDWIKVNTDGASRGNSGRSSIGFVLRDSEGDVIYARGKEIQKGTNVEAEAIAILEVIKECVQQGYVNIHIQTYSLLMNNVVDGIWDIPWSIEKYVQEIKLYMSRCNYRLSRIMREGNKLADFLANHALDYGDNEAHNFQ; encoded by the coding sequence ATGGAACAATACATTCCCAAACTAAAGGTCACTAGGGTTCTGTGGGGGATGCCTGAACAGGATTGGATAAAGGTGAATACAGACGGGGCATCAAGAGGAAATTCAGGTAGAAGCTCCATTGGTTTTGTCCTAAGGGATAGTGAGGGTGATGTGATATATGCAAGAGGGAAAGAAATTCAAAAAGGGACAAATGTAGAAGCTGAAGCTATTGCTATTCTTGAGGTAATAAAGGAATGTGTGCAGCAAGGATATGTCAATATTCACATCCAAACATATTCTCTACTAATGAACAATGTGGTAGATGGAATTTGGGATATACCTTGGTCAATAGAGAAATATGTTCAGGAGATTAAACTGTACATGAGTAGGTGTAATTACAGATTGTCACGTATCATGAGAGAAGGGAATAAATTGGCTGATTTCCTAGCAAATCATGCACTTGACTATGGAGATAATGAGGCTCACAATTTTCAGTAA